Proteins co-encoded in one Dyadobacter sp. CECT 9275 genomic window:
- a CDS encoding RsmE family RNA methyltransferase — MHLFYQPDPSIFELDEEEARHTAKVLRLSTRDLINVTDGRGLLQTCRISVAGKRVIYDVIDSTHIKPRNYRVCMAVAPTRKTERNEWMVEKMTEIGVDRIDFVVTEHTHTEGINRIVNLARLNRIAAAAMKQSQQFYLPEITLVNSFKTFVEQQHISQKFMAYVPVHDRTAHVFSKIEKGKDSLLLIGPEGDFTPAEVEMAMSHGFETVSLGNTRLRTETAAVAGCHAINLAQFV, encoded by the coding sequence ATGCATTTATTTTATCAGCCCGATCCTTCGATTTTTGAGCTGGATGAAGAAGAGGCCCGGCACACGGCAAAAGTATTACGTTTGAGTACCCGTGATTTAATAAACGTTACAGATGGCAGGGGGCTTTTGCAGACATGCCGTATATCCGTTGCGGGAAAAAGAGTGATATACGATGTGATTGACAGCACGCATATCAAACCCAGAAACTACCGGGTATGCATGGCGGTGGCTCCCACACGCAAGACGGAACGAAACGAATGGATGGTTGAAAAAATGACCGAAATAGGTGTGGATCGTATTGACTTCGTGGTTACGGAACACACCCATACCGAAGGAATAAACCGAATTGTAAACCTGGCGAGACTTAACAGGATAGCGGCTGCCGCCATGAAACAGTCCCAGCAATTTTATTTGCCCGAAATTACATTGGTCAATTCCTTTAAAACGTTTGTAGAGCAACAGCATATTAGTCAGAAATTTATGGCCTATGTTCCGGTACATGACCGGACGGCACATGTTTTTTCTAAAATTGAAAAGGGGAAAGACAGCCTTCTGCTGATAGGTCCTGAGGGAGATTTCACACCTGCCGAGGTAGAAATGGCCATGAGTCACGGTTTTGAAACTGTTTCACTGGGCAATACAAGGTTGCGTACTGAAACCGCTGCCGTTGCGGGTTGTCATGCCATTAATCTGGCGCAGTTTGTCTGA
- a CDS encoding dihydrolipoamide acetyltransferase family protein produces the protein MRIVEMVMPPMGESILECTVLNILRKPGDRVGLDDSILEVATDKVDTEVPCPYNGILVEWLVKENDIVEIGSPVAKIQVQADGVADAGITGKDALVEIIEEEKAAIIIEKELAENVLTQTPDKITYHELGDASTFYSPLVLSIARQENISPQELSSITGTGADNRVTKNDMLAYLKNRNIPASGQQVKTQSVSGQTEIFEMDRMRKMISQRMTESRKISAHVTSFIETDMTPVVNWREAVKQEYRKKSGDSITFTPILIEAVAKAIRDYPLINISVEGDKIIKKKDINIGMAVALPDGNLIVPVIHQADQYDLPALARKVNELAKRARENKLKPDDLAGGTYSVSNIGAFANLMGTPIIVQPQVAIMAFGAIKKKPAVIETPQGDLIGIRSMMFISHSYDHRVVDGSLGGLFLKRVNDYLENFDTRRTLI, from the coding sequence ATGAGAATAGTAGAAATGGTAATGCCTCCCATGGGCGAAAGTATTTTGGAATGTACCGTACTCAACATTCTCAGAAAGCCAGGGGATCGGGTTGGTTTGGACGATTCCATACTGGAAGTTGCCACGGACAAAGTGGATACCGAAGTCCCTTGCCCTTATAACGGGATATTGGTGGAATGGCTTGTGAAGGAAAATGATATTGTTGAGATAGGAAGTCCGGTTGCCAAAATTCAGGTGCAGGCCGACGGTGTTGCTGATGCCGGAATAACAGGAAAAGATGCCCTGGTTGAAATCATAGAAGAAGAAAAAGCTGCCATAATCATAGAAAAAGAATTGGCAGAAAATGTTTTGACCCAAACACCCGATAAGATAACATATCACGAGCTGGGAGACGCCAGTACCTTTTACTCGCCGCTGGTTTTAAGCATAGCACGGCAGGAGAATATCAGCCCTCAGGAACTCAGCTCCATCACGGGCACAGGTGCAGACAACAGGGTCACCAAAAATGATATGCTGGCATATCTGAAGAACAGGAATATCCCGGCTTCTGGTCAGCAGGTAAAAACACAGTCCGTTAGCGGGCAAACAGAGATTTTTGAAATGGATCGTATGCGAAAGATGATTTCCCAACGCATGACTGAATCCCGCAAAATTTCTGCTCACGTAACCTCTTTTATTGAAACCGATATGACACCGGTGGTGAACTGGCGGGAGGCGGTAAAACAGGAGTATCGCAAAAAATCTGGCGACAGTATCACGTTTACCCCCATATTAATTGAGGCAGTTGCGAAAGCAATCAGAGACTACCCGCTGATCAACATTTCGGTGGAAGGTGATAAAATCATTAAAAAGAAGGACATCAATATTGGCATGGCGGTTGCTCTTCCGGATGGCAACCTTATTGTTCCGGTAATTCACCAGGCCGATCAGTACGACTTACCTGCCCTGGCCAGAAAAGTAAATGAGCTGGCAAAACGTGCCCGCGAAAATAAACTAAAACCTGATGACCTGGCCGGAGGAACCTATTCCGTTTCCAACATCGGTGCATTTGCCAACCTCATGGGTACTCCGATTATCGTTCAGCCGCAGGTAGCCATCATGGCGTTTGGTGCCATTAAAAAGAAACCTGCAGTGATTGAAACACCCCAGGGAGATCTCATCGGTATCCGGAGTATGATGTTTATCTCTCATTCTTACGACCACCGGGTGGTGGATGGTTCCCTTGGCGGTCTGTTCCTGAAACGAGTGAACGATTATCTGGAAAATTTTGATACACGCCGAACCCTGATTTAA
- a CDS encoding glutamine synthetase beta-grasp domain-containing protein → MSKSKLEYIWLDGYKPTQSLRSKTKIEEDFSGKLEDCSNWSFDGSSTEQALGGSSDCLLKPVYIIPDPLRKNAYLVMCEVLNADGTPHVSNGRATIEDDDNDFWFGFEQEYFLWDTETNKPLGFPANGYPAPQGPYYCSVGAKNAYGREIIEEHLDACLDAGLNVEGINAEVAAGQWEFQIFAKGAKEAGDQIWLGRYLLERIGEKYGVAINWHCKPLGDLDWNGSGMHANFSNTALRTAGSKEVFDKVCESFRPVVKEHIEVYGADNHLRLTGKHETASINDFSYGVSDRGASIRIPVLVPQKGWSGYLEDRRPNSAADPYKVAARIIKTVKSAL, encoded by the coding sequence ATGTCAAAATCCAAGCTGGAATATATTTGGCTAGATGGCTACAAGCCAACCCAAAGTTTACGCAGCAAAACCAAAATTGAAGAGGATTTTAGTGGCAAACTGGAAGATTGCAGCAACTGGTCATTTGATGGTTCATCAACAGAGCAAGCACTTGGCGGATCTTCTGACTGCTTGTTAAAACCTGTTTACATCATCCCGGATCCCCTCCGCAAAAATGCATATCTTGTAATGTGTGAGGTTTTGAATGCAGACGGAACGCCTCACGTTTCCAATGGTCGTGCAACAATTGAAGATGATGATAACGATTTCTGGTTCGGATTTGAGCAGGAGTATTTCCTATGGGATACTGAAACCAATAAACCATTAGGTTTCCCTGCAAATGGTTATCCCGCTCCTCAGGGACCATACTATTGCTCAGTAGGCGCAAAAAATGCGTACGGTCGTGAGATTATCGAGGAGCACCTCGATGCTTGCCTTGACGCAGGTCTCAATGTAGAAGGTATCAATGCCGAAGTGGCAGCAGGACAGTGGGAATTCCAGATTTTTGCAAAAGGTGCCAAAGAAGCAGGTGATCAAATCTGGCTTGGCCGTTACCTTCTGGAAAGAATCGGTGAAAAATACGGAGTTGCTATCAATTGGCACTGTAAGCCGCTTGGAGACCTTGACTGGAACGGAAGCGGTATGCACGCTAACTTCTCAAATACTGCCCTGAGAACTGCAGGAAGTAAAGAAGTATTTGACAAAGTTTGTGAATCTTTCCGCCCTGTGGTAAAAGAGCATATTGAGGTTTATGGCGCTGACAATCACCTGCGTTTGACAGGTAAGCACGAAACTGCAAGTATCAATGATTTCAGCTATGGCGTTTCTGACCGTGGTGCTTCTATCCGTATCCCGGTTCTGGTTCCTCAAAAAGGATGGAGCGGATACCTGGAAGACCGTCGTCCAAATTCTGCTGCTGATCCATACAAAGTTGCAGCTCGTATTATCAAAACGGTAAAATCTGCTTTGTAA
- a CDS encoding DUF4159 domain-containing protein, which yields MVFIRVLVLLGILAGATTGSAQPSIKIAKLKYGGGGDWYANKTSLPNLIKFCNAELKMNINPAEDVVEVGSPDLFTYPFIHMTGHGNVVFTDAEARNLRQYLLSGGFLHIDDNYGLDQFVRREMKKVFPDLSFVELPFDHPIYRVKYVFSDGLPKVHEHDGKHPQGFGLIWQGRLVCYYSYETDLGNGWEDQSVYNDPEELRKKALQMGANLISYAFMIL from the coding sequence ATGGTCTTTATTCGTGTTTTAGTACTTCTTGGCATATTAGCTGGTGCGACTACAGGCAGCGCTCAGCCATCTATAAAAATTGCGAAACTCAAGTATGGTGGGGGAGGAGACTGGTATGCCAATAAAACATCTCTGCCCAACCTGATCAAATTCTGTAATGCGGAGCTTAAAATGAATATTAACCCGGCTGAGGACGTTGTGGAAGTGGGGAGCCCGGATCTTTTTACATATCCTTTTATTCACATGACGGGCCATGGAAACGTTGTTTTCACAGATGCCGAGGCAAGAAATTTAAGACAGTACCTGCTCTCAGGCGGTTTTCTGCATATTGACGACAACTATGGCCTCGACCAGTTTGTAAGGCGTGAAATGAAAAAAGTATTTCCTGACCTGTCTTTTGTAGAGCTACCGTTTGATCATCCCATTTACAGGGTAAAATATGTTTTTTCAGATGGACTGCCTAAGGTACACGAACACGACGGGAAGCATCCTCAGGGGTTTGGACTGATCTGGCAGGGCCGTTTGGTTTGTTATTATTCTTATGAAACGGACCTTGGAAACGGATGGGAGGATCAAAGTGTATACAATGATCCCGAAGAACTACGAAAAAAGGCTTTGCAAATGGGCGCAAACCTTATCAGCTATGCTTTTATGATTTTGTAA
- a CDS encoding 5' nucleotidase, NT5C type yields MLRLTLDMDDVMANTHEKLVNIILNDFSTSLTEKELYSRALKDLLHPKQLTKLHKIINSPGFFANVEVKKDAIETVHTLSKYYEIFVATACMEFPNSFRDKFDWLHKHFSFIPWTNIVFCGYKNILYSDYLIDDHPRNLAGFKGEGILFTAPHNLSETGYRRVSDWSEVAELFLPIV; encoded by the coding sequence ATGCTACGACTCACTTTGGATATGGATGACGTGATGGCCAATACACATGAGAAATTGGTTAATATCATCCTGAATGACTTTTCTACTTCACTGACTGAGAAGGAATTATATTCCAGAGCTTTAAAAGATCTGTTACACCCCAAGCAACTGACCAAGCTTCATAAAATCATTAATTCCCCCGGCTTTTTTGCTAATGTTGAAGTAAAAAAGGACGCCATCGAAACGGTTCATACCCTTTCGAAATATTATGAAATTTTTGTAGCAACCGCTTGTATGGAATTTCCGAACTCCTTTCGGGATAAATTTGACTGGCTTCACAAACATTTCAGTTTCATTCCGTGGACCAATATTGTTTTCTGCGGATACAAAAACATTCTTTATTCCGATTATCTGATCGACGATCATCCCCGGAACCTTGCCGGATTTAAAGGAGAAGGCATTTTATTTACAGCACCTCATAACCTGTCTGAAACCGGGTATCGCCGGGTATCAGACTGGAGTGAGGTTGCGGAATTATTTTTACCCATTGTATGA
- a CDS encoding glutamine synthetase III family protein has protein sequence MTFRSKAFETALSRVAPVLSPPTEKVADLFGSNTFNDDVMRTLLSPEAYTKISNAIKSGSTIDREVADEVSAAMKSWAISKGASHYTHWFQPLTGSTAEKHDSFFDLNADGKAVEKFKGSALVQQEPDASSFPSGGLRATFEARGYTGWDPSSPAFLMDNGAGGKTLCIPSVFISYTGEALDYKAPLLKSLVMLDKAATSVCQFFNRDVDKVIPTLGIEQEYFLVDKALYYARPDLLMAGRTVFGHSPARGQQLDDHYFGSISPRVNAFMADFEFEALKLGIPVRTRHNEVAPGQYECAPTFEEVNLAIDHNALLMDLMQKVGDRHNFQVLFHEKPFAGINGSGKHNNWSLSTDTGINLLAPTSKPKENLRFLTFLLNVVKAVHDHADLLRASISSAGNEHRLGANEAPPSIVSVFLGRELTAMLEDLVNKGEITLEKGENFYYKLGITRIPNLQRDNTDRNRTSPFCFTGNKFEYRAVGSAQNSASPMIVLNTIVANQLLEFKREMDERLAGGEEKKVATVAILKRYFTESKKILFEGNGYSEEWIQEAKERGLSNIRETYDALHAYITDSTIQVFKRIGVLSERELHARYEIELENYVKKLQIESRVIGDLALNHVVSTVVKYQFKLAQTARSLTDLEMLEEAEPIKEIIKDISAHVVVIKKLVQEMTEARKNANGVENLFERAKLYGSVVKGYFEEIRYHVDKLELLIDDEDWPLAKYREMLFLE, from the coding sequence ATGACTTTTCGTTCCAAAGCTTTTGAGACTGCGCTGAGCAGGGTAGCTCCTGTTTTGTCACCTCCTACCGAAAAAGTGGCTGATCTTTTTGGAAGTAATACTTTCAATGACGATGTCATGCGGACCTTGCTCTCGCCGGAAGCTTATACAAAAATTTCCAATGCCATAAAATCGGGTTCAACCATTGACAGGGAAGTTGCCGATGAAGTATCGGCGGCCATGAAGTCCTGGGCCATATCCAAAGGAGCTTCTCACTATACGCACTGGTTTCAGCCACTCACGGGAAGCACAGCCGAAAAGCATGACTCTTTCTTCGACCTGAATGCTGACGGCAAAGCAGTTGAAAAGTTCAAAGGCAGTGCATTGGTACAGCAGGAACCCGATGCCTCGTCCTTTCCGAGCGGCGGATTAAGGGCTACTTTTGAAGCTAGAGGGTATACCGGCTGGGACCCGAGTTCTCCCGCCTTTTTAATGGATAACGGTGCAGGCGGAAAAACGCTCTGCATTCCTTCCGTTTTTATTTCCTATACAGGGGAAGCACTTGATTATAAGGCTCCGTTGCTGAAATCACTGGTGATGCTGGACAAAGCGGCTACCTCCGTTTGTCAATTCTTCAACCGTGACGTCGATAAAGTGATTCCCACACTGGGGATTGAGCAGGAATATTTTTTAGTAGACAAAGCCCTCTATTATGCACGCCCGGATCTGCTCATGGCTGGCCGTACCGTTTTTGGTCATAGTCCTGCACGCGGGCAACAGCTCGACGACCATTATTTCGGATCCATTTCTCCAAGAGTGAACGCGTTTATGGCTGACTTTGAATTTGAAGCGTTAAAACTCGGTATACCTGTCAGAACAAGGCATAATGAAGTAGCACCCGGCCAGTATGAGTGTGCTCCTACTTTTGAAGAGGTCAATCTGGCGATTGATCATAATGCCTTGCTGATGGACCTGATGCAGAAGGTGGGCGACCGCCATAATTTTCAGGTACTGTTCCATGAAAAACCTTTTGCCGGAATCAACGGGAGCGGGAAACACAACAACTGGTCTTTATCTACCGATACGGGCATCAATCTGCTGGCGCCAACCTCGAAGCCAAAGGAAAATCTGCGGTTTCTTACCTTCCTGCTTAATGTTGTAAAGGCAGTGCATGATCATGCCGACTTGCTGAGGGCATCCATATCCTCTGCCGGAAATGAACACAGGTTGGGGGCCAATGAAGCTCCGCCCTCCATTGTTTCTGTATTTCTTGGGAGGGAACTCACGGCAATGCTGGAAGATTTAGTGAATAAAGGGGAGATTACACTTGAAAAGGGAGAGAATTTTTATTATAAACTGGGAATCACAAGGATACCCAATCTGCAGCGGGATAATACAGACCGCAACCGTACCTCTCCTTTTTGTTTTACGGGAAACAAATTTGAATACCGTGCTGTGGGAAGTGCCCAGAACAGTGCTTCACCCATGATCGTGTTAAATACCATCGTAGCCAATCAGCTGCTGGAATTCAAAAGGGAGATGGATGAACGCCTTGCAGGGGGAGAAGAAAAGAAAGTGGCCACGGTAGCTATTCTCAAAAGGTATTTTACTGAATCAAAAAAAATACTTTTTGAAGGAAATGGTTATTCGGAAGAATGGATACAGGAAGCGAAGGAAAGAGGGTTAAGCAACATCCGCGAAACCTATGACGCACTCCATGCCTATATTACCGATTCCACCATTCAGGTGTTTAAAAGAATAGGAGTGCTTAGTGAAAGGGAATTGCACGCCAGATATGAAATCGAACTGGAAAATTATGTCAAGAAACTTCAGATAGAATCCAGGGTGATAGGGGACCTGGCGCTTAACCATGTCGTTTCAACGGTTGTAAAGTACCAGTTCAAACTTGCGCAAACGGCACGGTCACTCACTGATCTTGAAATGCTGGAAGAGGCAGAACCCATTAAGGAAATTATCAAGGACATTTCGGCCCATGTGGTGGTGATCAAAAAATTGGTACAGGAAATGACCGAAGCCCGCAAGAATGCCAACGGTGTCGAAAATCTGTTCGAAAGAGCCAAATTATACGGATCGGTGGTAAAAGGTTACTTCGAAGAAATAAGGTATCATGTAGATAAACTGGAATTATTGATAGATGACGAAGATTGGCCTTTGGCAAAATACCGCGAAATGCTATTTTTGGAGTAA
- a CDS encoding response regulator, giving the protein MKLLLIEDEPKTVQSIKQGLEENGYEVDIAYDGLIGKQLARNNSYQLIISDIIIPGINGIELCREIRLAGDDTPILMLTALGTTDDKVTGLDAGADDYLVKPFEFKELLARVRALTKRGSNVSQTGQILKFADLEVSMDAKTVHRSGNKINLTAREFNLLVYLIRNQGRVISKVEIAEQVWDIGFDTGTNVIEVYVNYLRKKIDKDYPVKLIHTQFGMGYVLKIE; this is encoded by the coding sequence ATGAAGCTACTACTGATTGAAGACGAGCCCAAAACGGTTCAGTCCATTAAACAGGGACTGGAAGAAAATGGTTATGAAGTTGATATCGCATATGATGGTCTGATCGGTAAACAACTGGCCCGGAATAATAGTTATCAGCTGATTATCAGCGATATAATCATTCCAGGTATCAATGGCATTGAACTTTGCAGGGAGATACGGCTCGCTGGTGACGACACGCCCATTCTGATGCTCACAGCACTGGGAACCACCGACGACAAGGTAACCGGTCTGGATGCTGGCGCGGATGACTATCTGGTCAAACCTTTTGAGTTTAAAGAGCTACTGGCCAGGGTAAGAGCGCTAACCAAACGCGGCAGCAATGTATCCCAAACCGGGCAGATTTTAAAATTTGCAGATCTGGAAGTTTCCATGGACGCCAAAACCGTACACCGCTCAGGAAACAAAATAAATCTCACAGCCAGAGAGTTCAATTTGCTGGTATACCTCATCAGAAATCAGGGAAGGGTTATCTCAAAAGTAGAAATTGCGGAGCAGGTATGGGACATAGGTTTTGATACAGGGACCAATGTGATTGAAGTTTACGTAAATTACCTTCGTAAAAAAATCGACAAAGATTATCCCGTTAAGCTTATTCACACACAGTTCGGGATGGGATATGTACTTAAAATAGAGTAA
- a CDS encoding sensor histidine kinase: MQIRTRLTFQFSLLVSGILLVTFLAVYFFTYYNVNEDFYDRLRSKAKSQAELLLKAPQANIDILLKTLNETNRDLIYNENILIFDEKNRLIYSNLTNPQSKGIHVSNFWLDEIRKSGQIRYNDGDYKVVGLYYRYPFNQAVVLLGAQDLYGQANLSNLSTLLTVLFIIVTIIVAIVGWIFSKRALRPISNVMNAVEGILPQKLDTRLQVPNQNDEIGRLSSTFNKLLDRIETAFQMQKIFVANVSHELKNPLTKIRSQLEVSLLKERTSQEYQLTIGSVLEDIQELAQLSNTLLELAKVSEDQRDLLTEIIRIDDLLLDCRQTVIQANALFHVSLNFEELPDDDTWLELSGNSTLLKTAFLNLMDNACKFSDDHAVRVSLKTSPRKLIVYFSDSGKGIPASDHNLVFQPFFRSDNTASIKGYGIGLSLVDRIIKLHNGHISIQPNPVRGTTFMVDFLRL, encoded by the coding sequence ATGCAGATCCGTACCAGGCTTACATTTCAGTTTTCCCTCTTGGTAAGCGGTATTCTTCTGGTTACTTTTCTTGCCGTTTACTTTTTCACCTACTACAACGTTAATGAGGACTTTTATGACCGTCTGCGGTCCAAAGCCAAATCACAGGCCGAACTCCTTCTGAAAGCACCTCAGGCTAACATTGATATCCTGCTCAAGACGCTTAACGAAACCAACCGCGACCTGATCTACAACGAAAATATCCTGATCTTCGATGAGAAAAACAGGCTGATTTACAGCAATCTAACGAATCCGCAAAGCAAAGGTATCCATGTTTCCAATTTCTGGCTTGACGAAATCCGGAAGTCGGGTCAAATACGCTACAACGACGGCGATTATAAGGTAGTAGGGCTTTATTACCGCTATCCGTTCAACCAGGCGGTGGTTTTGCTGGGCGCTCAGGATTTGTATGGCCAGGCCAACCTCTCCAATCTAAGTACGTTACTCACAGTTTTATTTATTATAGTAACCATTATTGTTGCCATTGTAGGCTGGATTTTCTCCAAAAGAGCTTTAAGGCCAATATCCAATGTCATGAACGCGGTGGAAGGTATCCTGCCACAGAAACTGGATACACGCCTGCAAGTGCCCAACCAGAATGATGAAATTGGACGGCTATCCTCCACTTTTAATAAACTGCTGGACCGGATTGAGACGGCTTTCCAGATGCAAAAGATATTTGTTGCCAATGTCAGCCATGAATTAAAAAATCCGCTTACAAAAATACGTTCACAGCTGGAAGTCAGCCTGTTAAAAGAAAGAACTTCGCAGGAATATCAGCTGACGATCGGGTCGGTGCTGGAAGATATTCAGGAACTGGCACAGCTCTCCAATACCTTGCTGGAGCTTGCTAAAGTAAGTGAAGACCAGCGGGACCTGTTAACAGAAATCATCAGGATCGACGACCTGCTGCTCGATTGCCGACAAACGGTGATACAAGCCAATGCGCTGTTCCATGTATCCCTTAATTTTGAGGAGCTCCCCGACGACGACACCTGGCTTGAGCTTTCGGGCAACTCAACGCTGCTTAAGACTGCCTTTCTGAACCTCATGGATAACGCATGCAAGTTTTCGGACGACCATGCCGTGCGGGTAAGCCTTAAAACTTCTCCCAGGAAGCTGATCGTTTATTTTTCTGATAGCGGCAAAGGTATTCCCGCCTCTGATCACAACCTTGTATTCCAGCCTTTTTTCAGAAGTGACAATACTGCCAGCATCAAAGGTTATGGCATAGGCCTTTCCCTTGTGGACAGGATCATCAAACTGCATAACGGGCACATCAGCATTCAGCCCAATCCTGTAAGAGGAACCACCTTCATGGTAGATTTTTTACGCCTCTAA
- a CDS encoding acyl-CoA desaturase, producing the protein MYIVLAVFAVHWYLSLFCQTFFLHRYSAHKMFSMSKAWERFFYLLTYVSQGSSYLSPRAYAILHRMHHAFSDTEKDPHSPHHTKNVFTMMWETKSIYNAVLSRKRVIEAQFERNYPEWNFIEKLGDSWLSRIGWGIVYMAFYILAYVYLDMHWVFFFLLPIHFLMGPIHGAIVNWSGHKYGYQNFDNQDRSKNSLIFDFLMMGELFQNNHHKRPNSINFGSKWFEVDPTYPVIKLLNKLKIIEIRKKH; encoded by the coding sequence ATGTATATTGTTCTTGCCGTTTTTGCAGTACACTGGTATTTATCATTATTCTGTCAAACTTTCTTTTTACATCGTTATTCTGCTCATAAAATGTTCAGCATGAGTAAAGCCTGGGAGCGTTTCTTCTACCTGCTTACTTATGTTTCCCAAGGTTCTTCCTACTTAAGCCCGAGAGCATACGCCATTCTGCATCGGATGCATCATGCGTTCAGTGACACCGAGAAAGATCCGCACTCACCGCATCATACCAAAAATGTATTTACGATGATGTGGGAAACCAAATCCATTTACAATGCGGTTCTTAGCCGGAAACGTGTAATTGAAGCGCAGTTTGAAAGAAATTATCCCGAATGGAACTTCATAGAAAAACTGGGCGACAGCTGGCTTTCGCGTATCGGCTGGGGTATTGTCTACATGGCCTTTTATATTCTGGCTTATGTGTACCTGGACATGCACTGGGTTTTCTTTTTCCTTTTACCTATTCATTTTCTGATGGGGCCAATCCACGGGGCAATTGTCAACTGGAGCGGTCATAAATATGGCTACCAGAATTTTGACAATCAGGATAGATCCAAAAATTCGCTGATTTTCGATTTTCTGATGATGGGAGAGTTATTTCAGAACAACCATCACAAACGGCCTAATTCCATCAATTTCGGATCAAAGTGGTTTGAAGTCGATCCCACTTATCCGGTAATAAAATTGCTGAACAAATTGAAAATTATTGAAATACGAAAGAAGCACTGA